The Brachyhypopomus gauderio isolate BG-103 chromosome 2, BGAUD_0.2, whole genome shotgun sequence genome contains a region encoding:
- the LOC143508573 gene encoding zona pellucida sperm-binding protein 3-like, which translates to MTATCELLGRRTMGLCKVGLGVVLLLVVFALADAQLQGVFKSQLPTGLRPHQQPQAIRQVVAGGASQGSHVSNPTWPAQASFNQQSWSPAQVPVQQPSNVQSQQVLQGPVKQVAWHFPNEPQIPARQPLMQFQMSPPVPTASVAAECGETGIHVEVKKDLFGTGELINPSEITLGNCAVSGEDRAAQVLIFQSALQACNSTTSVTQDELVYVFYVRYVPHNFAHTPIVRTVGAEVRIECHYPRFHNVSSNALMPAWIPYASTQVAEEQLVFSLRLMTDDWTSERLSNQYFLHDVISVEASVIQFYHVPLRVYLDTCVATVVPDVNAVPSYAFIDNHGCLIDAKLTGSQSHFLPQTEADKLRFQLEAFKFQQDNSGLLYFTCFMKATPASYAADPEHKACSFSSNRWTAAYGPDQVCGCCETTCSSRKGRDLSEDGGTQLEGEVILGPIMVEESA; encoded by the exons ATGACTGCTACGTGTGAGCTTTTGGGGAGAAGAACAATGGGTTTGTGCAAAGTGGGGCTTGGTGTGGTGCTGTTGCTTGTTGTGTTTGCTTTGGCTGATGCACAACTGCAAGGAGTGTTTAAATCTCAACTTCCAACTGGACTACGACCTCATCAGCAGCCACAAGCAATAAGGCAAGTGGTCGCTGGAGGGGCTTCTCAGGGGAGCCATGTTTCTAACCCCACCTGGCCTGCACAAGCCTCATTTAACCAGCAGTCTTGGAGTCCTGCGCAGGTACCTGTGCAGCAGCCTTCCAATGTTCAGTCCCAGCAAGTACTGCAGGGACCTGTGAAGCAGGTGGCCTGGCACTTCCCCAATGAACCTCAAATACCAGCAAGACAGCCACTAATGCAGTTTCAGATGAGCCCTCCTGTTCCTACTGCAAGTGTAGCAGCAGAGTGTGGTGAGACTGGCATACATGTGGAGGTCAAGAAGGACCTGTTTGGTACTGGTGAGCTGATAAATCCCTCTGAGATCACCCTGGGAAACTGTGCTGTCAGTGGGGAGGACCGTGCTGCTCAAGTCCTCATCTTCCAGTCAGCACTGCAGGCCTGCAACAGTACTACCAGT GTGACCCAGGATGAGCTGGTCTACGTCTTCTACGTCCGCTATGTTCCCCACAATTTTGCTCACACTCCTATTGTGAGAACTGTTGGTGCTGAGGTTCGCATTGAGTGTCACTATCCAAG GTTCCACAATGTAAGCAGCAATGCTCTGATGCCTGCCTGGATCCcatatgcttctacccaagttgCTGAGGAACAGCTCGTCTTCTCCCTGAGGCTCATGACAG ATGACTGGACATCTGAAAGGCTCTCCAACCAGTACTTCCTGCATGATGTGATCAGTGTTGAGGCATCTGTAATTCAGTTCTACCACGTGCCCCTTCGTGTGTATCTGGACACCTGTGTGGCCACGGTGGTTCCTGATGTGAATGCAGTCCCTAGTTATGCCTTCATAGATAACCATGG GTGCCTAATTGATGCCAAGCTCACGGGTTCCCAGTCCCACTTCCTGCCCCAAACTGAAGCAGACAAGCTGAGGTTTCAGTTGGAGGCATTCAAGTTTCAGCAGGACAACAGTGGTTTG CTCTACTTCACATGCTTTATGAAGGCAACTCCAGCTTCTTACGCTGCTGATCCTGAGCACAAAGCTTGTTCGTTCTCTAGCAACAG GTGGACTGCAGCATATGGTCCCGACCAGGTTTGCGGCTGTTGCGAGACCACCTGTAGCTCCCGGAAGGGCCGAGACTTGTCTGAGGACGGAG GTACACAGCTGGAAGGGGAAGTAATCCTTGGTCCCATCATGGTTGAGGAGAGTGCTTGA